Within the Streptomyces sp. R41 genome, the region TACCACGGCACCCATGTCGCGGGTGAGATCGCCGCGGCCCGCAATGGCATCGGCGTGGCCGGCGTCGCGCCCGGCGTGAAGGTCGCGGGCATCACGGTGGCCGAGCCGGACTCCACCCAGCTCTTCTTCCCGGAGAGCGTCGTCTGCGCCTTCGTCTTCGCCGCCGATCACGGTGTGGAGATCACCAACAACAGCTATTACGTGGACCCGTGGCTCTACAACTGCCTGGACGACCCCGACCAGCGGGCCATCGTCGACGCGGTGAACCGGGCCCAGCTGTACGCCCAGAAGAAGGGCACCCTGAACGTCGCCGCGGCGGGCAACTCCAACGACGACCTCGACTCGGACGCGCTCGTCGACGACTCCAGCCCCGACGACTCGACCCCGGTCACCCGCACGGTCGACCCGCACAAGTGCTTCGACGTGCCGACCCAGCTGCCGGGCGTCGTCACGGTGAGCTCGACCGGCGTCAAGGGCGCCAAGTCGTACTTCTCCAGCTACGGCGACGGCGTGATCGACGTCGCGGCTCCGGGCGGCGACAAGTACCAGATCCCGGACACGCCGTCGATGAACGGCCGCATCCTCTCCACGATGCCGAACAACCAGTACGGCTTCCTGCAGGGCACCTCCATGGCGACGCCGCACGTCGCCGGTGTCGCGGCGCTGCTGAAGTCCAAGTACCCCTGGGCCACCCCCGCCCAGCTCCAGGCGCTGCTCAAGGCTGAGGCGGACAACCCGGGTTGCCCGGCCGACCCGTACGACGGGGACGGCGACGGTGTCGTGGACGCCACCTGCGTGGGCGGCAAGCGCGTGAACGGCTTCTACGGATCCGGGATCGTGAACGCGCTGCGAGCGGTCAGGTAACCCGTTGCCGATCGTTGGATCAAGTAACCGCCGCTGACCGCCGGTTGAGCTTCCGCACGGCTCGTACAGCTCGTCCCGCGAATTGAACTGGAGACTAAATGACAGCGCCCTACCAGCGCTCCCGTCGCGCCATAGCGATCCCGCTCGGGATGGCCACGGCGACGGCCCTCGCCTTCCTGCCGAACGTCACCGCGTCGGCCGCGGAGGCGCCCCAGCAGGTTGCCGCCGCCGACGCGACCTCGCTCAGCTATGTCGTCAACGTCCGCCCCGGGCATGGCACTTCCGCCTCCGTGAAGAAGGCCATCGCCGAGGCGGGCGGCACCATCGTGACGTCGTACGACCAGATCGGCGTGATCGTCGTGCACTCGTCGAACGCCGACTTCGCCAAGACGATCCGTGGCGTGCGCGGCGTGGAATCGGCCGGGAACACGCGCAACGCTCCGCTGCCCGCCCAGTCGACCACCGACGTGGGCACGCCGAAGGCGCTCACCGCCCAGCAGGAGGAGGTGGCGAGCGCCGAAGCCGTCGACGGACAGGACCCGTTGGAGCCGCTGCAGTGGGATCTGCCCGCCATCAAGGCGGACAAGGCGCACGAGAAGACGCTCGGCAGCAGCAAGGTCACCGTCGCCGTGATCGACACCGGTGTCGACGACACGCACCCCGACATCGCGCCGAACTTCGACCGGGACGCGTCGGTCAACTGCGTGTCGGGCAAGCCGGACACGGCCGACGGGGCCTGGCGGCCCACGGCCGCGGAGAGCCCGCACGGCACGCATGTGGCGGGTGAGATCGCAGGCGCCAAGAACGGCGTCGGCATCACCGGTGTCGCGCCGGGCGTGAAGGTCGCCGGCATCAAGGTGGCCACCACGGCCGGCTACTTCTACACGGAGGCCGTGGTCTGCGGCTTCGTGTGGGCGGCCGAGCACGGTGTCGACGTCACCAACAACAGCTATTACACCGACCCCTGGTACTTCAACTGCAAGGACGACCCGGACCAGAAGGCCCTGGTCGACGCGATCACCCGCGCCTCGCAGTACGCGGAGAAGAAGGGCGCGGTCAACGTCGCGGCGGCGGGCAACGAGAGCTACGACCTGGCGGCCGACACGATCACCGACCCGGTCTCCCCGAACGACGGGACCCCGTCGGACCGGGTGATCGACCCGTCCAAGTGCTTTGACATCCCCACCCAGTTGCCGGGCGTCGTCACGGTCGCGGCGACCGGCGCGAAGGGCATCAAGTCGTCCTTCTCCAACTACGGCCTGGGCGTCATCGACATCGCCGCACCCGGCGGCGACTCGACGCGCTACCAGACGCCGGCCCCGCCCGCCACGAGCGGTCTGATCCTGGGCCCGCTGCCGGGTGGCAAGTGGGGCTACATGGCCGGTACGTCGATGGCGACCCCGCATGTCGCGGGCGTGGCCGCCCTCATCAAGTCGACGCATCCGCACGCCCCCGCCGCCCTGGTGAAGGCGCTGCTGTACGCCGAGGCCGACGCCACACCGTGCACCGACCCGTACGACATCGACAGCGACGGCAAGGTCGACGCGGTGTGCGAGGGGCCGAAGAACTACAACGGCTTCTACGGCTGGGGCACGGCGGACGCATTGGACGCGGTGACCAAGTAGGGCTTGTGTGCAGATGGGCCGGGCCGGGCGGACGATCCGCCCGGCCCGGCCGTCTCGTACGGCAGGATCTCCGGCATGCATGTGTACGAAGATCCCGCGACCTGGACTCCTGAACCGGTCCGGCCCACGTGGCAGTTGGTGCTCCGTTTCATCGCGACCGTGGTGTACGTCCCGGTGCTGTGCGTGGTGTGGGCGGCGACGGCGCTCGCCTTCATCGCCATCGGTCTCCTGGTGGAGGTGGTCGCCGCGTTCAGTGAACGTGTCGAGCACGACTTCGGAGAGTTCATGGGACGGACGCTGGACCGGCTCGGTGACCTGGCCTCCTGGTGCGTGTGGTGGCCCGAGGTGCGGCACGAGGGCGACACCGAGTACTACAGGGCGCGGGTCGACAAGGCGGTCGCCCGGTGGACCGCGGCGGCCTCGGCGCCGCGCAAGCCGAAGAAGGCGAAGCCGCCGGTCGAGTGCGCGATACCACTGCACGTCTACCGGGGCGTCGGCGGCAGTTACGTCGCCGAGGTCGCCCTCGCCCAGGGCTGGGAGCTGCGCCCGACGGACGTACGCAAGGAGGTGCGTCTGTGGTGGGCGGCCGCCTCTCATGTTGATCGAGTCCACCCGGCATAGTGCCTGTATGACGCATTCACCGATGGTTGCTGTGTGGGAGGAGCTGGGCGGAGATCCCGCGCTGCTCCCCCGGGTTTCGACCGTTGCGCGGGAGGGCGCGCTCAAGGCCCGGCTGCCTGTGCGGGAGTTGGCACGGGGCTGTGTGGGGGCGTGTGCGCTGGCGGCCGCCGAGTTGGCGGCGCGGCGGGCCGGGCTCGCGGAGGTGCCCCGGGTGCGGGTGGACGACGGGGCCGTCGCCACGGCGTTCGTCAGTGAGCGGCATCTGCTGATCGACGGGCGGGCGCCGGTCAGTTTCGCACCGTTGTCGCGGTTCTGGCGGACGGCGGACGGGTCGGTGCGGACGCACGCGAACTATCCGCATCACCGGGCAAGGCTGCTGGGCGCGTTGGGGCTTGCGGACGACGCGACGGTGGAGGACGTCGCCGGCCTGCTCGCCGAGCGGTCCGCGGCGGAGGTGGAGGAGACGGTGTACGGCGCCGGGGGCCTCGCCGTCGCGCTGCGCACGGCCAAGGAGTGGGCCGCGCACGAGCAGGGGATCGCGGTGGCCGGGCGGCCGTTGATCGAGCACGACCACGTGGACACCGCACGCGCGCGTGTGCTCCCCCCTCTCGACGGCGATCCGCTGCTGCCCGCCACCGGGGTGCGTGTCCTGGACCTGACCCGGGTCATCGCGGGCCCGGTCGCCACCCGCACACTCGCCCTGCTGGGCGCGGACGTGCTGCGCGTGGACGCGCCGCGGCTTCCCGAAGACCCCGACGCTCACGCGGACACCGGCTTCGGGAAGCGGTCGACGACGCTGGACCTGGCGACCGACCGGAGCACCTTCGACGAGCTGCTCGCTGCGGCGGACGTCGTCGTCACCGGGTACCGGCCCGGCGCGCTGGACCGGTTCGGGCTCTCCCCCGAGGCGCTGGCCGAGCGCAAACCCGGGCTGATCGTGTCGCAGTTGTCGGCGTGGGGAGCGTACGGGCCATGGGGTGAGCGGCGGGGCTTCGACAGCCTGGTGCAGGTGGCCACCGGGATCGCCGCGACCGAGGGCTCGCCCGAGCAACCGGGTGCGCTGCCCGCGCAGGCCCTCGACCACGGCACGGGCTATCTGCTGGCGGCGGCCGTACTGCGCGCGCTGACCGAGCAGTCGGAGCAGGGGTACGGCCGGGTCGTACGGCTGGCGCTGGCGCGGACGGCGGCCTGGCTCACGGACGGGATCGAGCGGGGTGAGGCGGGGCCTGCCAAGATTGGTGAGGCGAGGCCCGTCGAGCGGCGCGAGGGGCAGGACCTGGCGTACGACCGGCCGGACGCCTGGCTCGCCGAGCGGGACAGCGGGATCGGACGGCTGCGGTACGCCCTGCCGCCGGTCTCCTTCATGGGCGGACCGGCCGACTGGGCGCGACCGCCGGGGGCTTGGGGGACGGACCCGGCTCGGTGGGCCTGAGCCGGACGGAACCGGACCGAGTGCGGTCGGCCGCCCCGGACGGACACGGCCTTCGATCGGCCTGAGTCTCGGAGCAGCCGGGAACGTACCTATGAGCGGAATGCCGTCCCATCAGTTGTTTCGATCCACTTGCCCAGATCTGTAACGCATGTTGAAGATCGTGAGGTGACGTTGACAAGACCCTCGGCCGACGTGGCGGACGCGAGCGGGCCGACGCGGGGCCGTGTCACCGGCCGGGCCGTCGCCGTACTCGCCCTGGTGGCCGTCGCGGCCTTGATACCACTGCTCGGCCCGCGCACCGCGCTGCAGGGTACGGGCGAGGCCGCGGCGCCCGGCGTCGGCGGCATCGCCGTGCTGCGTACGGTGCTGTTCGCGGCGCTGTGCGTCCCCGCGGGCGAACTGTTCGCGGCCCGGCTGGCCCGCCGCGTGCCCGGGGCGCCGCTGGAGGACGCGCCCCGCAGCTGGGCGCCGTACACCGCTGCCGCCGGGTTCGTCGCAGCGTTGGGGCTCGCCTCCGTCGTGGCGACCGGCAATCTGCTGCCGCACCACCTCTCCGACATGGACGTCGGCGGGCTCTACCGGACCCGGGACGGAAAGCTGGCGCTCCTGGAGGTCAACGCGTTCGCGGTGGCATGGCTGTGCGCCCGCTCACGCCGACCGGGCGCCCAAGTGTGGCCACTGGCCGCACTGGTGGTCGCGGAGGCGCTGCGCGCCCACCCCGCGACGGAACACGGCACGCTGGTCGGCTCCGGTCTGACACTCATTCATGTCACCTGCGCCGCGCTGTGGGCGGGCGGTCTGCTGCACGTCCTGCGGATGCTGCGGAAGTGGCGTGTCACGGCTTCGGAGGCGGGTGCCGCGCTGCTCGGCCTCTACGCGCGCGTGGCGGCCGTCCTGTTCGCGGCGATCACCGCGACAGGCATCTGGAGCGCGCTGCGCCGCATGCCGCCCGGCACGGTCCTGGACCAGCTGACGTCGACGGCGTACGGCCGCACCCTGCTCGCCAAGGTGCTCGTGGTGGCCGCCGTCGCCGTCCTGGCCGTGTGGGCGCGACTGCGGCTGCGCCGGGCGGCGGACCCGCTCAGTGCCTACTCCCCCGCGCGTGCGGAGGTCGTGGCACTGGGCGTGGTCGTCGCCGTCTCGGGTGTGCTGACGGCACTGCCGGTGCCGATCAGGTGGTGACCGTCAGTTGGTGACAAGCACCTTGAGGGCGGTCCGCTCGTCCATCGCCTTGTAGCCGTCGGGCACGCCCTCCATGTCGACCGTCATGTCGAAGACGGGCGACGGATCGATGGTCCCGTCGAGGACGTCGGGCAGCAGCTCCGGAATGTACGCGCGCACAGGCGCGACACCGCCGCGCAGGGCGATGTTCCGGTCGAACATGACGCCCAGGTCCAGGCCCGTACCGCTGCCGTGCGGGACGCCGACGAAGCCGATGGCGCCGCCGTCGCGAGTGATGTTCACGGCCGTCTTCATGGACTGCTCGGTCCCGACCGCCTCGACGACACAGTGCGCGCCCTGTCCCCGCGTCAGCTCTCGCACGGCCTCGACGGCCGCGTCGCCGCGCTCGGCGACGACATCGGTGGCGCCGAAGCGACGCGCGATGTCCGTACGCGCCTGGTGGCGTCCGAGCGCGATGATCCGCTCGGCCCCGAGCCGCTTGGCGGCCAGCACGGCGCACAGTCCGACGGCCCCGTCGCCGACGACGGCGACGGTGGCGCCCTTCCGGGCCCCGGCGCCGAGGGCCGCGTGATGGCCGGTGCCCATGACGTCGGACAGCGTCAGCAGGGCCGACAGCAGATGGTCGTCGGAGGCCGCGTCCTTGGGCAGCTGTACGAGGGTGCCGTCGGCGAACGGCACGCGCACGGCCTCGCCCTGCCCGCCGTCGTACCCCACGGCACCCCAGAAGCCGCCGTGCTCGCACGACGTGGTGAGCCCCTCGCGGCAGTAGTCGCACACGCCGTCGGACCACATGAAGGGCGCGACGACCAGGTCACCGCGCCGGACACCGGTCACCTCGGAGCCGGTGTCCTCCACGATGCCGAGGAACTCGTGCCCGATCCGCTGACCCGGCTGCCGGGCCGCCTCGCCGCGGTACGCCCACAGGTCGCTGCCGCAGATGCAGGCGCGCAGCACCCGTACGACCGCGTCGGTGGGCAGCTGTGCCACGGGCTCGGGCACGTCCTCCACGCGCATGTCGTACGGGGCGTGGATGGTGGTGGCGCGCATGGCGAGGATCCTTCTCGTGCGGGGCGTCGGTGGATGCGCTCAGGGGGTGGTTGAGCGCATCTCACCGTACGCCGCCGTCGGCGCGGGGCGCGCGCCGAGGGTGCCCAGCACTCCGCGGACCAGCAGATACTGTGCCGCGGCGTAGGTGAGCATGATCCAGAAGTCCGGCCTCGGGAGCTGCGGCCAGTCGGCGACCCCGGTGGCGATGAGCGTGTCCGAGAGCATGAAGAGAGCGCCCCCAAGACCCGCGACGAGCCCGAGCCGGCCGGCCCCGTACGCCATCGCGGTCAGCAGGAGGCTGTAGCCCGCGACGGGGATACGAAGACCGGCGGGCAGGTCGGGCCACAGGAGGATGACGGTGGCCACGAGGGCGATGACGTATCCCCCCGCGAGCCAGGTTCCACGCGCGCGTGGAGTGCCTTTTGCGAAATGAGGCTTGAAGAGCACGAGGTAGCACACGTGCCCCGCCGCGAAAGAGGCCATCCCGACGAGGAAGGCCGGGTCGGCGTCGGACAGGAGCATGACGTCGCCGCCCCAGCCGCAGAGCAGCGCGGCGACCAGGAGCCGCGGGCCGCCGCGTACACCCGCGTGGGCGGCGAGCAGTGGCATCAGGAGCGGCTTGGCGATCCGGTGCCCGAGGTCGTACCCGGCGGCCAGGGAGACGAGGTCGACGACCACCGCGAGAGCGAAGGCGACGAGCAGCACGCGCGCGTGGCGTGGGTTCACGCGACGGGCTCCGTGACCGGCTTCTTCGCAGTGACCGCTCCGGCCGGCTGCCAGCCGGGCCCGCGGAAGACCCGCCCCGCGCGCTCGCGCCAACTCGCCGCCGCCTTCAGGTCCCTGGCGATGGCGGCGTACTCATGGGTGGCCACCCGCAGGGGGTTGTACGTGGCGATGTTCTTGGTGAGCCCGTAGACGGGCCGCTCGGTCTCGGCGACGAAGGATCCGAAGAGCCGGTCCCAGACGATGAGGATCCCGCCGAAGTTGCGGTCCAGGTAGCCGCCTTGGGAGGCGTGGTGCACCCGGTGGTGCGACGGGGTGTTGAAGACGAACTCGAAGGCCCGGGGCAGCTTGTCGATGCGCTCGGTGTGGATCCAGAACTGGTAGACGAGGTTCGCCGACGAGCAGAACGCGAGCGCCGCCGGGTGCACGCCCAGGGCGATCAGCGGGACGTAGAAGGGCCACACGGTGAGGGACGTCCACGGCTGGCGCAGGGCGGTGGTGAGGTTGAACTTGCGGCTGGAGTGGTGGACTACATGGCAGGCCCAGAGGATGCGGATGACGTGATGCCCGCGGTGGGACCAGTAGTAGAAGAAGTCCTGGGCGAGCAGCATCAGCGGCACGGTCCACCACAGGACGGGCACGCGGAGGGGTGTGAGCTCGTAGATCGCCGTGTAGACCGCGACGATCGGGATCTTCCACAGGAAGTCGAAGACGAGGCTCCCGAGCCCCATGCCGACACTCGTCGCGGCGTCCTTCGCCTCGTACCCCGCGGCGTCCTCGTCCGGATGGATCCGGACGCTCACCATCTCGATCACGGTGAGCAGCACAAAGGCGGGTATCGACCACAGCACGACATCGGGCAGGTTCGGCATGGGTGCACCGTAGAACCGCTGGTCGGCTGCGGCTAGAGGTTGTTACCCACAAGTATTACCGGCGGTACGCGCTTGCTTCTTGGTGATCTCCGCCAATGGCCGTGCGGCACCGGACAGCGCGTTCACACGCCGGCCGCCCCGAGCAGGGCCCCCGCCGCGTACGTCACGGCCATCGCCAGGGCGCCCCCGGCCACGTTCCGCAGCACCGCCCGCCCCGCGTCCGCCGAGCCCAGCCGCGCGCTGCTCCAGCCGGTGAGGACGAGCGCGGCCAGCACGGACACGACCGTGACACCGAGCCGCCAGTCCGCCGGCGGGAGCACGATCGCCAGGAGCGGCAGCAACGCGCCCACGGTGAACGAGAGGAAGCTCGCCCAGGCCGCATGCCACGGATCGGTGAGCTGGTCGGGGTCGATGCCGAGCTCCACGCGCGCGTGGGCCTTCAACGCGTCCCGTTCGGTCAGCTGGACCGCCGCCTCCCGGGCCACGTCCCGTGACAGGCCCCGCTCCTGCAGCAGGTCCGTCAGCTCAGCGAGCTCGGCCTCCGGCTGCTCCTTGAGCTCGCGTTTCTCCATGGCCAGGGCGGCCAACTCCGAGTCCCGCTGGGTGGAGACGGACACGTACTCGCCCGCCGCCATCGACATCGATCCGGCCAGCAGTCCCGCGAGACCCGCCGTGAGCAGCGCGGAGCGGTCGGCGGTGGCACCCGCCACGCCGACGACAAGGCCAGCGGTGGAGACGATGCCGTCGTTGGCGCCCAGGACCGCGGCCCGCAGCCAGTTCAGCCGCGAGCCGAGCGCGCCTGCGTGGGCTTCGTCGTGCGTTGGTTCGGTCACAGGGGGAGGATCGCACTCCGGGCGCCCACAGCCGCGTACCGACCCCTTGGGGTGTCACCACACCCGTACCGACCCTCCCTTCGCGAACACCGGGCTCGTCGCGTCCGCCGGCGGAGCGCCGAGCGGCTCGGCGATCTCCGCCACCGTGGGACCGACTTTCGCCGCGATCCCGTCCAGGTACGCCAGGTCGAAGCCGTACACGCGGGCCGCGTTGCCGCCGACCATCGCGGCGATCTCCTCCCGGGGCAGGCCCGCGTAGGCGATGCGCAGGCCCTCCCGGGAGTAGGGGTGGGTGCCCTCGTCGTGCGGGTAGTCGCTGCCCCACATGATCTTGTCGAGGCCGATGCGGTCGCGCAGCGGCACCTCGTGCGGGCGCATGAAGCTGGCGCCGACGAAGCAGTTGTCCCGCCAGACTTCCGAAGGGCCCTTGCCCATCGCCGCGGCCAGTCCCGCGCCGAACTTCGACTCCGCCGTCGACGCCTTCGTGGCGGCCGCCACCAGCCGCCCGTGGTAGTAGTCCAGCATGTCGAGCACCCCGGGGATCCACCCCGAGCCCTGCTCGGTCAGCACCAGTTTCAGGTCCGGGTGGCGGCGGAACGCACCGCCGAAGATCAGGTGCCACAGCGCGCGGTGCGAGAACCAGGTCGTCTCCACCATGAACACCGCCCGGGCGGCAGGTTCGTCGCCCAGGGGCGGCGACGCCGAGCCCGCGTGGTGGTTCACCGGGACGCCCAGCTCCGCGCAGACCGCCCAGATCGGGTCGTACGCCGAGGAGTACAGCTCGGGCAGACCCGAACCCGGCGGGGTGCCGGGCAGCAGGAGGCCGCCCCTGAGGCCCGCACCCGCCGCCCGGCGGATCTCCTTCACCGCCTCGTCCACGTCGTTCAGGAGGATCTGGAACACGCCCGCGCGGCGGCCAGGAGCTGCCGCGCAGAAGTCCGCGAGCCAGCGGTTGTGGGCGCGCAGCCCGGCCCACCGCTGCTCGAACTCCTCCGCCGTCGGGGCGGGCGCCATCAGGGAGGCCGACGGGAAGAACGGCGGGATGGTGTTGGGGAAGACCACCTCCGCGACGATCCCGTCCTCCTCCAGCTCCGCGAGGCGCCGCTCGGAGTTCCAGTTCTTGTCGGCCGTGTCGGCGAGCAGGTCCTCGTACGGATTGACGTATGTGGCCGCCCACGCGTCGAACGCTTCGTGGTGCCGCCTCTCCAAGTACGGCTTGTAGTCGAGAAGATCGGCGCCCGCGTGACAGTCCGCGGAGATCACCGTGTACCGATCGCTCATGACGTGGCTCCCAGGACCGGGAAGTCGTGGTCGGTCAGCCAGTGGCGGCCCACCTCGCGCGAGCGCGCCCAGGACGCCTCCACGGCCGTCTGGTCGTCGCTCTGGCCGAGGTCGGCCGGCGTCGGGCCGATGCGCCGGGCGAGCGGTGCCAGCGTCTCGACGTCGAAGCCGAAGATCTCCGCGGCCGCCAGGCCCAGCATCCGGCGCGTCTCCTCGACCGGGATGTCATGGAAGGTCTTCGCCAGCCACGCGCGCGTGTCGGGCCAGGTGCCCTCGGGGTGCGGGAAGTCGCTGCCCCAGAGGATGTTGTCGACGCCGATCTCGTACCGCTGGGCCAGTTCTCGGCGCTTGGTGTTCGTCGCGCAGATGAAGAGCTGCCGGTCCAGGTACTCGTGCGGAGGCCGCTTGAGCTCCGCGAAGGGCGACAGCTTCTTGCCGCCGTGCGCGCCCAGGTAGAGGCGGTCCATGAACCAGAGGAGGTTCGGCAGCCACCAGCAACCGGACTCCGCGACCCCGAACTTGAGGCCCGGGTGCCGCTCGAAGACTCCCGACCACAGCAGGAACCAGAGGGGACGGGCGGGCCACCACGTCACCTCGCTGACGTAAATACCGAGGTGGTCGCCGTACTCGTGGCGCGGCGCCGCCCCGGAGTGGGTCACCACCGGCATCCCGCACTCGGCGGCCGCCGCCCACACGGGGTCGTAACGCCGGTCGTGGTACGGCTCCTTGTCGACCCACATGGAGGGGATCATCAGGGCGCCGAGCCCCGACTCCTTCGCCCGGTACACCTCCTCCACCACGCGCGACACCTCCGCCGTGATGGGCAGCAGGGCGACTCCGCAGTGCCGTTCCGGGTTCTCGGAGACGAAGTCCGCAAGCCAGCGGTTGTGCGCCTGCGCGCCCGCCATGCCGAGCTCGGGGTCCTGGTCGCCGGAGAGGCCGAGGCCCACGCCGAAGGGGGCGGCCGTCTGGCTGTCCACGGCGTCCGCGTCCGGGAAGACGACCTCCGCGGCCACGCCGTCGCCGTCCAGCTCCTTGAGGCGCTGCGCGGTGTCCCAGCCGCCGCGCAGGCCTTCCTCGTTGTCCTGGAACCACTTGTTCGCGAACGCCTCGTTGCGGATGCCGAGCCGCGTCATCTCCTCGCGGCGCCGGTCGCGGCCCGCGAGGAACTCGTCGAAGTCCCGGTGGAAACGGGGGTCCAGATAGGGCCGGTACTCCTCGGTGGGGAGTCCGGCGTGGCAGTCGGAGGAGATGATCAGGTAGGGGTCCTGGCCGGCCATCGCCCGCCTCCTCAGTCCAGAATGAAGTTCTCCAGGTACGACGGTTCGGAACGGTCGAGCATCGACTGCGACCGCGCCCGGATCTGCCGGTCGCTGTGCTCGCTCTCCGGCAGCAGCCAGAAGCGGTCCTGTCGGATCCCCTCGGCGACGAGGTCGGCGACCTCCTCGACGGGTGTGAACCGCACCTCGTGGCCCGCCTCCTTCATCGCGGCCTCCCACTGGTCGAGACTGCGGTACGGGGTCTTCCTGGGCCTCTGCTTCGCGTACCGCGACGGCCGGTTGCGGTGCGACTCCCACAGGCCCGTACGGAGCATGTGGGGCCCGGGGAAGAGCACGGACGCGCCCACGCGCGCGTGCTCCGCCTTCAGGTGGGCGTACAGCGACTCGGTCATCGTCACGACGGCCGCCTTGGTGACGGCGTACACGGAGGCGGTGGGCAGCGGGGCGATGCCGCCGTCCCCGGAGGAGGTGTTGACGACGTGGCCCGGCTCGCCCTGGGCGATCATCCGGGGGACGAACGCCTGGACGCCGTGGAAGACGCCCCAGACGTTGACGGCGAACGCCCACTTCCAGTCGTTCGGGTCGTGCTCCCACATGCGGCCCTCGGCACCGGATCCGACCCCGGCGTTGTTGCAC harbors:
- a CDS encoding amidohydrolase family protein, which translates into the protein MSDRYTVISADCHAGADLLDYKPYLERRHHEAFDAWAATYVNPYEDLLADTADKNWNSERRLAELEEDGIVAEVVFPNTIPPFFPSASLMAPAPTAEEFEQRWAGLRAHNRWLADFCAAAPGRRAGVFQILLNDVDEAVKEIRRAAGAGLRGGLLLPGTPPGSGLPELYSSAYDPIWAVCAELGVPVNHHAGSASPPLGDEPAARAVFMVETTWFSHRALWHLIFGGAFRRHPDLKLVLTEQGSGWIPGVLDMLDYYHGRLVAAATKASTAESKFGAGLAAAMGKGPSEVWRDNCFVGASFMRPHEVPLRDRIGLDKIMWGSDYPHDEGTHPYSREGLRIAYAGLPREEIAAMVGGNAARVYGFDLAYLDGIAAKVGPTVAEIAEPLGAPPADATSPVFAKGGSVRVW
- a CDS encoding amidohydrolase family protein, producing the protein MAGQDPYLIISSDCHAGLPTEEYRPYLDPRFHRDFDEFLAGRDRRREEMTRLGIRNEAFANKWFQDNEEGLRGGWDTAQRLKELDGDGVAAEVVFPDADAVDSQTAAPFGVGLGLSGDQDPELGMAGAQAHNRWLADFVSENPERHCGVALLPITAEVSRVVEEVYRAKESGLGALMIPSMWVDKEPYHDRRYDPVWAAAAECGMPVVTHSGAAPRHEYGDHLGIYVSEVTWWPARPLWFLLWSGVFERHPGLKFGVAESGCWWLPNLLWFMDRLYLGAHGGKKLSPFAELKRPPHEYLDRQLFICATNTKRRELAQRYEIGVDNILWGSDFPHPEGTWPDTRAWLAKTFHDIPVEETRRMLGLAAAEIFGFDVETLAPLARRIGPTPADLGQSDDQTAVEASWARSREVGRHWLTDHDFPVLGATS
- a CDS encoding SDR family NAD(P)-dependent oxidoreductase; amino-acid sequence: MDLREGQVAVVTGAASGIGLAMARRFAADGLKVVLADVEEGALEKAAAELREDGADVHARVVDVGERSEVVELAEAAYEKYGAVHVLCNNAGVGSGAEGRMWEHDPNDWKWAFAVNVWGVFHGVQAFVPRMIAQGEPGHVVNTSSGDGGIAPLPTASVYAVTKAAVVTMTESLYAHLKAEHARVGASVLFPGPHMLRTGLWESHRNRPSRYAKQRPRKTPYRSLDQWEAAMKEAGHEVRFTPVEEVADLVAEGIRQDRFWLLPESEHSDRQIRARSQSMLDRSEPSYLENFILD